TTTGCTGTGTACAACGGCTGTTTTTTTGCCCAGCCTCTGTTCCAGATATTCTGACAGCGTGTTAACTGTAGGATATTTAAATAAATCCATAATTTGTAAGTCAATGTTCATTTTTTTGAATATTTTGTTGCGTACTTTTGCCAAAAGCAGAGAATGTCCTCCCAAATCAAAGAAATTTTCATTTAACCCTATGTTTTCTCTACCCAGTACCTCTTTCCATGTGTCTGATACCGTTTTTTGTACATCATTTAACGGCTGCATCATTACTGAACTTGCTCCAATGGCGGTTTTTTCAGGCATCGGCAGAGACTTTCTGTCTATTTTATTGTTTGGTGTCATTGGGAAGGAATCAAGGATTACAAAATATGATGGAATCATATAATCCGGCAGTCTATTTCTTAGGTACTCTCTGAATGTTGTGGCGGCTGTTTCCTGTGACTTTGGGATTACATAGGCTATAAGTGCTTTTTCTCCTAATGATATTTCTCTGCATACAACTACGCTCTGGCTGATTAAAGGATTTTTGTTTAAAAGTGTCTCTATTTCACCTAGTTCAATACGAAAGCCCCGTATTTTAACCTGATGATCACCACGACCGATAAATTCTATATTTCCATCAGGCATAAACCTGACAATATCTCCTGTTTTATATAGTCTTGATCCTTCTTCGCTGCTAAATGGGTTGGGAATAAATTTTTCTTGAGTCAACTCTGGAAGTTTTAAATATCCCCTTGCAAGGCCTGTTCCACCTATATATAGTTCTCCCGGAATCCCTACAGGAGTTGGCTTCATTTCATTATCAAGTACATATACTGTTGTATTTGCAATGGGTTTCCCTATGGATACCTGGCCTTCTTTTGAATTCAACCGCACCATTGTAGACCATATTGTTGTCTCTGTCGGCCCGTAAACATTCCATAGGCATGAACATCTGACCATTAGCTCATTTGCTAAATCTCTTGGCAGTGCCTCTCCTCCGCAGAGTATTTTGAGGCTGCTGCATCCCTGCCATTCTTCCTCTACAAGTAACCTCCATGTGGCAGGAGTTGCCTGCATAACCGAAATATCATGCTTGTCCATAAGTGCTATGAGTTTTTCTCCGTCAATAACTTCATCCCTTCCTGCGATTATAACAGAGGCACCTGTTACCAAGGGAAGCAGCATTTCAAGACCTGCAATGTCAAATGAAAGAGTGGTCACAGCCAGAAGTCTATCCTTTTCACACATATTTGTACTAGTACCCATTGAGAGCAGGAAGTTTGTCAATGCACGATGTTCAATCTGCACACCCTTGGGATTTCCGGTGGAGCCCGAAGTATATATTACATATGCAAGGTTATCCTGTGTCACCCTGTTTTCAGGCTTTTCCGCACTTTGTACCGATATTTTATTCCACTCTTCGTCAATGCATAGTATTTTTGCTTGGTTTGCAGGAAGTGTTTCCTTAATTATACTGTCAGTTAGAATGATAGGAACCTGTGCATTCTCCAACATATATTCCAGCCTGTCCTTTGGAAAAACGGGGTCCATAGGAAGGTATGCTCCACCTGACTTGTGAATACTCACTAAAGCCGTAAGCATATCTATGGAACGCTCCATATAAATACCTACTATGGTTTCAGGGCCGACTCCCAGAGATACAAGATAATTAGCAAGCCGATTGGCTCTTGTGTCAAGTTCACCGTAAGAAAGTTTTTCAGCTCCCTTTACTACAGCAATGGCTTCAGGATTGCTTAAAACCTTTTTCTCAAAAAGTCGTGTCCACAAATCACTTTCAAAATCCACACGGGTATTGTTCCAGCCTTCCAGTAAGGTTTTACTTTCTTCTGAACTTAAAATATCAAACTTTTTGATTTGTGTTTCGAAATTTGCAGTCAAATTCTCCAATATGTGAGTGTAATGTCCGGCCATTCTTTTTATGCTGTCTGGGTCAAATAAGTCTGTATTAAATTCAAAGTTTGCTTCCAGTCCCGATCCACTGTCGATTATATCAACAGAAATGTCAAACCTTGCTGTGTCGCCCTCTATGTCAATACTTGAAACACTCATGCCGGACAGCCTTGCTTCTTGTACAGGAGTACCTTGGAGGCTGAAAAACACCTGGAAAAGGGGATTGCGACTCATATCGCGTTCCAGATTAAGTTCTTCAACTATTTTTTCAAAAGGAACATCCTGATTAGAGTATGCTTCAAGAGTGACATTTCTTACATTTCTCAAAAGGTCACGAAAGCTGCTATTTCCGCTGAGAACTGTCCTGATGACCAGATTGTTTGTAAAGAATCCTATCAGTGGTTCAAGCTCTGAACGGTTTCTGTTTGCAACAGGTGAACCGATGATTATGTCTTCTTGTCCTGTATATTTAAAAAGTAAGACCTTAAAGGCTGCAAGTAGAATCATATAAAGTGTGGCACCTTCCTGTTCCGCACCTCTTTTTAGTTTTTGAGACAACTCATTTGAAAGGCTGCAACGCAAGTTGGAGCCTTTATAGGTTTGTACGGTCGGCCTTTGCTTTGAAAAAGGCAGTTCCAGTACAGGAAGCTTTCCGCTTAGCTTTTCTTTCCAATAGGCAAGCTGTTTCTGAATAGTACTTTCGCTATATCTGTCTATTTGCCAGCAAGCATAATCCGAATATGTGATTATGAGTTCAGGCAATACATATTTTTCATTTTTTAAATAGGAGTTATATAGTGTTTCCAGTTCTTTTAGCAGCACTTTAAAGGACCATCCGTCAAATACCATATGGTGGGCTGTCAGAACCAAAATATATTGGTCTTTTTCAAGCTGAAACAGTTTTCCTCTTATAAGTGGTGCTTTGCTTAAATCAAAAGGACAGCTTATTTCTCTTTTTGCAAGAACCATTGCTTCTTTTTTTCTATTTTCTAAGGGAATTTCCGTAAGACTTACAAAAGGCAGATCCATTTGTAATCCGTCATTTACTTTCTGTACGGGCTGCCCGTCCTCTTCGAAAAATGAGGTTCTCAAACACTCATGTCTCTCTATGACTGTATTCAAGCTTTTTACCAACAAATCATAATTCAGGATTCCCTTGATGTTAAGTCCTGAATACAACATGTATTGGGAGCTGTTTTCGTTGAGTCTGTCAAGGAACCATATACGCTGTTGAGCATAGGATAACGGTAAAGCACCCTTCTCTGAAAAACGGTGTATTCGTTTTTCACTTTCGGATATTTTGTCCGATTTTTCAATGATTTCAGCAAGCTCACTTAGCACAGGGGTTTCAAACAGAAGAGTCTGTTCCAATTCAACTTCGAATTCTTCTCTTATGCGGGAGATTATTTGAGTTAACTTCAAAGAATCCCCTCCCAATTCAAAAAAATTATCCTTTATGCCTATCCTCTTTAAACCCAGTACCTCTTGCCAGATTTCTACCAGTTTGGCCTGTATTTCATTTTCAGGCTGGTCAATTAATCTGCATTCTGCTTCTGATTTAAGCAGTAATTCTATATCATTCTTTATGGTATCGTATTGACCTTTAATATAGCTTTCACGAAGCTTATAACGCTGTACTTTTCCGCTAGTGGTTTTGGGAATACTCTTTATAGGAATGACTTGTGACACTTCTATTCCCATTCTTTCACTGATTAATTTTTTGAGACTGCGAACTAATCCTATGAATTTGTCTACCTTCATTTTAAACAGTACAAAGAGTATCAGTTCATCCGACTTGATTTTTTCATTAAATGCACCTACTGCAACAATCTTTCCAACATCGATTCCGTCGACCTCCTGTGCAACACGCTCAATATCATGTGAATAGTAGTTTTGTCCCTTTACAAAGATTACATCTTTAGCACGTCCTGTTATAACAAGTCTTCCATCCCTCATAAAGCCCAAATCCCCCGTATTGAGCCAGCCATCCTTTGTTATTGCTTTGCGGGTTGCTTCCTTGTTGTTATAGTAGCCTGAGGTTACATTTGCACCTGATATGCATATATAACCTATCTTGTTTTCACCTATGTCATTGTTGTCAATGTCGCATATTCGCACATAGCAATCATATATGGGATATCCTTCATCAGCAAAGCTGCAGCCTCTGGTGTCATCCTTGCTGACTTCTCTTACAGTGTCACCTATATTTAGATAATTACGGTCAAGTGTTATAAACCTCATTTCATCACCAAGGCGTGGAAATGTTACTGCAATAGTTCCCTCTGCCAGACCGTAAACAGTATACATTGAGTTTCTTTTTAAGCCATACTGAGACAGCTTTTCCAGGAATTCATCACATAATTCATAGGATATGGGTTCAGCACCGTTGTAAATGAGTCTTACCTTTGACAAATCCCAGTCCTTCTTATTCTCAGGTTTGAAGAAAGTTAGAAAATGCTTGTACCCGAAATTGGGTGAATATAATAGTGTAACCTTGTGTTCACTTGCTTTTTGTATCCATAATGAAGGATGTCTTATAAAAAGCTGTGTCTCGATATTATATTGGTTTATACATGCAATTACATCCTTTATATGTGTACCTATTAGGCCCATATCATGGGTCAGGGGCATCCAGTTCAGCCCTGAATCCTCTGAATTTATGTTTACCCAGCGTATTACCGAGCCTATATCGTACAGAACATTTTTATGAGTAATTATTACACCTTTAGGGTCGCCTGTAGAGCCTGAGGAAAACTGAATGAATGCGATATCATTTTCCTCGGCTTTTTCAATTTCTCCGAAGAAATCTGTTTTTTCTAAATTCTCCAAACTTAAGGTTCTGGTTTGCATTATGTCAACTTGTCGGGATAAATCATTGTTGTTTCCAAAGCTTTTGAGTCTTTCGAAAAAATCATCGGAAGCCAACATTTTTGGGTTTTTTAGTATATCCCATATCTTAAACAGCTTTAGTTTGTGTTCATCATTTGTCCCCGTTGTAACCGGAACGGGAATCATTCCTCCCAGTATACATGCCCAAAAGGCAAACATGAATTGTCTGTTGTTATCTATCTGGAATATAACTTCGTCACCTTTTTTAAATCCTGCTGTCTGCAAGTTATATAATAAAGCCCTTGCTCCATGGTAAAGTTCTCCATAGGGGACAAAATGTTCTTCTGTTTCACTTATTATAAATGTGATACCCTTGGATTTTTCATACTGTCTTGCAACAATTAAATCCACCAATGTTTTAAAAGCATACATTCTTTTCACCACCTCTATAGATAAAATTATTGAAATACGGAAATTTCCTCGAAAGTAGGTTTATCAGGCACTTTCAACGTATTTCTCGGAAAAAAATATATTTCCAGCTTAAGTGTATCCGGCTGAAAAACAGC
This genomic stretch from Ruminiclostridium cellulolyticum H10 harbors:
- a CDS encoding non-ribosomal peptide synthetase; this encodes MYAFKTLVDLIVARQYEKSKGITFIISETEEHFVPYGELYHGARALLYNLQTAGFKKGDEVIFQIDNNRQFMFAFWACILGGMIPVPVTTGTNDEHKLKLFKIWDILKNPKMLASDDFFERLKSFGNNNDLSRQVDIMQTRTLSLENLEKTDFFGEIEKAEENDIAFIQFSSGSTGDPKGVIITHKNVLYDIGSVIRWVNINSEDSGLNWMPLTHDMGLIGTHIKDVIACINQYNIETQLFIRHPSLWIQKASEHKVTLLYSPNFGYKHFLTFFKPENKKDWDLSKVRLIYNGAEPISYELCDEFLEKLSQYGLKRNSMYTVYGLAEGTIAVTFPRLGDEMRFITLDRNYLNIGDTVREVSKDDTRGCSFADEGYPIYDCYVRICDIDNNDIGENKIGYICISGANVTSGYYNNKEATRKAITKDGWLNTGDLGFMRDGRLVITGRAKDVIFVKGQNYYSHDIERVAQEVDGIDVGKIVAVGAFNEKIKSDELILFVLFKMKVDKFIGLVRSLKKLISERMGIEVSQVIPIKSIPKTTSGKVQRYKLRESYIKGQYDTIKNDIELLLKSEAECRLIDQPENEIQAKLVEIWQEVLGLKRIGIKDNFFELGGDSLKLTQIISRIREEFEVELEQTLLFETPVLSELAEIIEKSDKISESEKRIHRFSEKGALPLSYAQQRIWFLDRLNENSSQYMLYSGLNIKGILNYDLLVKSLNTVIERHECLRTSFFEEDGQPVQKVNDGLQMDLPFVSLTEIPLENRKKEAMVLAKREISCPFDLSKAPLIRGKLFQLEKDQYILVLTAHHMVFDGWSFKVLLKELETLYNSYLKNEKYVLPELIITYSDYACWQIDRYSESTIQKQLAYWKEKLSGKLPVLELPFSKQRPTVQTYKGSNLRCSLSNELSQKLKRGAEQEGATLYMILLAAFKVLLFKYTGQEDIIIGSPVANRNRSELEPLIGFFTNNLVIRTVLSGNSSFRDLLRNVRNVTLEAYSNQDVPFEKIVEELNLERDMSRNPLFQVFFSLQGTPVQEARLSGMSVSSIDIEGDTARFDISVDIIDSGSGLEANFEFNTDLFDPDSIKRMAGHYTHILENLTANFETQIKKFDILSSEESKTLLEGWNNTRVDFESDLWTRLFEKKVLSNPEAIAVVKGAEKLSYGELDTRANRLANYLVSLGVGPETIVGIYMERSIDMLTALVSIHKSGGAYLPMDPVFPKDRLEYMLENAQVPIILTDSIIKETLPANQAKILCIDEEWNKISVQSAEKPENRVTQDNLAYVIYTSGSTGNPKGVQIEHRALTNFLLSMGTSTNMCEKDRLLAVTTLSFDIAGLEMLLPLVTGASVIIAGRDEVIDGEKLIALMDKHDISVMQATPATWRLLVEEEWQGCSSLKILCGGEALPRDLANELMVRCSCLWNVYGPTETTIWSTMVRLNSKEGQVSIGKPIANTTVYVLDNEMKPTPVGIPGELYIGGTGLARGYLKLPELTQEKFIPNPFSSEEGSRLYKTGDIVRFMPDGNIEFIGRGDHQVKIRGFRIELGEIETLLNKNPLISQSVVVCREISLGEKALIAYVIPKSQETAATTFREYLRNRLPDYMIPSYFVILDSFPMTPNNKIDRKSLPMPEKTAIGASSVMMQPLNDVQKTVSDTWKEVLGRENIGLNENFFDLGGHSLLLAKVRNKIFKKMNIDLQIMDLFKYPTVNTLSEYLEQRLGKKTAVVHSKTSMPKTTSLKSNDIAVIGMSARVPGARNIKEFWANLCQGKESITRFSDQEIIAEGIAPELLKKPEYVKAWGVLEDAYKFDAQFFGYNPREAEILDPQQRVFLEEAWKAMEDAGCDSERFNGAIGTFASVGMNTYVKNLTENNESGNVANNYQIMINNDKDFLATRVAYKLNLEGPGITVQTACSSSMVAIHLACRSLLNRECDMALAGGVSIRLPQKTGYLYQEGMILSPDGHCRAFDEKAKGTVGGNGAGVVVLKRLEDAIAEGDNICAVIKGTAVNNDGSLKVGYTAPRIEGEAGVISKAQELAGVSPETITYIEAHGTGTPLGDPIEIEALEKVFSEKTDKKRHCAVGSVKTNIGHLDAASGVIGLIKTVLAIQNSKIPPSLNFDKPNPKCDFENGHFYVNTKLWDWKTDGIPRRAGVSSFGIGGTNAHAVLEEPPLKRNATPGKSRVLLIFSAKTLSALKRMTSNFALHLKENSGTDMNDAEYTLKLGRREFEHRCCLVCSTREEAIEAIENDNLIYANDIKNDKSYDTARVKEYTEEELGLFWLQGEKIDWISLYEGQVRNKLNLPVYPFEGQSYWAKTQKADRRNINDYFYTPLWKQTVCNIPSEITLTENKNCILVLAEKNTFENKFVELLRKSGAEVIEASPKQQLDYDTLLKELGNIEKMPNKIINMLGISNENRGKDLFYSMLFLAKALGKQEPKKEINIIVLTNGMQKVFGESVLFPDKALVLGPCRVIPREYEKIKCRSVDFTLCEEGIPFERELLEQLLYEACSDSEDTTVAYRGESRWIQSFDKIKLQNTQKPPLRIKNKGTYLITGGLGGIGLVLAEYLAEREKINLVLVGRSSFPDMEKWDEWLKDKGETGKTSIKIKTLKHIKELGSEILICRGNVDNMEEMTRVRQQVQNHFGKIDGVIHAAGNPGGGMIQIKEESFVENVFAPKITGTQVLYEVLKDCKPDFFIMSSSLNSITGGFGQADYSAANNFMDAFANAHDTRHGTRFVSINWDRWPGVGMAEDNKKSIHPLLERKITDSLGRVAYLSRLNPKKDWVLREHLVMGIPTIAGTTYIEMARAAFADINGDKSVEFTDVTFLTPMAVRENEEQDVLTILEKNEAYYEFKIVSRLHSKVEDSPWKEHARGKIAAAIDPENKQIDISESTEIFNQETFDYINKDIKEFITFGNRWRTLKRLGFHGTKGIAEIELSPEFIDDLKYFNIHPSLLDVATGSVRLASKRNFLPVSYEKIIVKQRLPKKIYANITFKDEYNALNEIITCDIDVVDEKGVQLIEIKNFSMRHITDENSQNIKNRKQSFHTLIEGTDIYNSLFNSSNSDNIMDSGLTTDEGRKVFEKILSGQYYNTQVIVSTKDIEEAIAEAGYINKKSNTTVIEKEEQKTLHPRPDLPNAYSAPKSETEKKLVPMWQNLLGIEGLGIHDEFFALGGDSLLLVQLHSKIKEVFPTDLAVVDLYKYNTIALLASKLDEGNNRVEKPSFKSVSQRVSKQQERLKQRKQRMMIQRGENH